In Callospermophilus lateralis isolate mCalLat2 chromosome 10, mCalLat2.hap1, whole genome shotgun sequence, a single genomic region encodes these proteins:
- the Znf654 gene encoding zinc finger protein 654 isoform X2, whose protein sequence is MCLEDQRPFSFTEVRRSFFELLLFFGRDEFYEEPLKDILGSFQECQNHLRRYGNVNLELVTRIIRDGGPWEDPVLQAVLKAQPASQEIVNKYLSSENPLFFELRARYLIACERIPEAMALIKSCINHPEISKDLYFHQAFFTCLFMSPVEDQLFREHLLKTDCKSGIDIICNTEKEGKTMLALQLCESFLIPQLQNGDMYCIWELIFIWSKLQLKSNPSKQVFVDQCYQLLRTATNVRVIFPFMKIIKDEVEEEGLQICVEICGCALQLDLHDDPKTKCLIYKTIAHFLPNDLEILRICALSIFFLERSLEAYHTVEELYKRPDEEYNEGTSSVQNRVRFELLPILKKGLFFDPEFWNFVMIKKNCVALLNDKSAVRFLNESTLENSTGNLKKTVEQQSLDEGLDSLTDQSTGETDADDLSGVQPRGHVNTKKNLTALNTSKVDHNVPRHRCMLCNKEFLGGHIVRHAQAHQKKGSFSCVICGRKFRNRGLMQKHLKNHVKKIQRQQIAAAQQDDQEITALEEINYSSPSISFENGNSDNKDLEVGTLTASSDGNKEVIPEHVAEFIEIPLSVPEDVIENIIENGNPDTSLNNVSEPLPQCEDDYGEEEDEEGDYEDDDYDLNQETSVLHKINGTVCHPKDIYATDQEGNFKCPALGCVRIFKRIGFLNTHARTVHPTDLNVRQTVMKWSKGKCKFCQRQFEDSQHFIDHLNRHSYPNVYFCLHFNCNESFKLPFQLAQHTKSHRIFQAQCSFPECHELFEDLPLLYEHEAQHYLSKTPESSAQPSEAVLLDVHTDSNSIHQEKDSSSNEKQTVSLPVPTSKSRRDSTEPKTCIENMENKSDSLVQNGNEHSDDTVSNISLIDQKMPDIEPNSENSCSISDLVNGHSEIEQAPLVSSDPALKTDGNRIRTENGSILPSVVPQEHNTLPVSQAPSKPNLASEHTSYGLILTKPYVRPLPPSYLDERYLSMPKRRKFLTDRVDACSDQDNIYKKSVKRLRCGKCLTTYCNAEALEAHLAQKKCQTLFGFDSDDESA, encoded by the exons GAATGCCAGAATCACCTCCGAAGATATGGAAATGTGAATCTGGAACTGGTGACACGAATCATTAGAGATGGTGGCCCATGGGAAGATCCAGTGTTGCAAGCTGTTCTTAAAGCCCAGCCAGCATCTCAGGAGATAG TGAACAAATATTTAAGTTCTGAAAATCCACTGTTCTTTGAACTACGTGCCAGATACCTAATTGCTTGTGAACGCATACCTGAAGCAATGGCTCTTATTAAATCTTGTATAAATCACCCAGAAATCAGTAAAGACTTGTACTTTCATCAAGCATTCTTCACATGTCTGTTTATGTCACCTGTGGAAGACCAGCTATTCCGTGAG CATTTATTGAAAACAGACTGTAAGAGTGGAATTGATATCATCTGTAACACTGAAAAAGAAGGCAAGACTATGTTAGCTTTGCAACTTTGTGAATCCTTTCTTATTCCACAGCTCCAGAATGGTGATATGTACTGTATATG GGAGTTGATTTTCATATGGAGTAAACTACAGCTTAAATCTAATCCTTCAAAACAAGTTTTTGTAGATCAATGCTACCAGCTTTTAAGAACAGCAACTAATGTGAGAGTCATATTTCCTTTCATGAAAATCATTAAAGATGAG GTTGAAGAAGAAGGCTTGCAAATTTGTGTTGAAATTTGTGGTTGTGCTCTACAACTTGACCTTCATGATGATCCTAAGACTAAatgtctaatttataaaacaattgcACATTTTTTGCCAAATGATTTGGAGATCCTCAGGATTTGTGCGCTTTCAATATTTTTTCTAGAACGCTCCTTAGAAGCTTATCATACTGTTGAAGAGCTTTACAAACGTCCAGATGAAGAATATAATGAAGGCACAAGTAGTGTTCAAAATCGTGTTCGTTTTGAATTACTTCCAATTTTGAAAAAGGGATTGTTTTTTGATCCTGAATTTTGGAACTTTGTAATGATTAAGAAGAACTGTGTGgcattactgaatgataaatcagCAGTTAGATTTCTAAATGAAAGTACACTGGAAAATTCTACAGGTAATCTAAAAAAGACAGTGGAACAGCAAAGTTTAGATGAAGGGCTTGACTCTCTTACAGATCAGAGCACTGGAGAGACTGATGCTGATGATCTATCTGGAGTGCAACCTAGAGGTCATGTTAATACAAAGAAAAACCTTACAGCTCTTAACACTTCCAAAGTGGATCACAATGTTCCTAGGCATCGGTGTATGCTATGCAACAAGGAATTTCTTGGTGGTCATATTGTAAGGCATGCCCAGGCTCATCAGAAGAAAGGCAGTTTTTCATGTGTAATATGTGGTAGGAAATTTAGAAACAGAGGACTTATGCAGAAGCATTTAAAGAATCATGTTAAGAAGATACAGAGACAGCAAATTGCTGCAGCTCAACAAGATGATCAGGAAATCACTGCTTTGGAAGAAATAAATTATTCGAGTCCTTCCATTTCATTTGAAAATGGAAATTCTGATAACAAGGATTTGGAAGTAGGAACTCTGACTGCTTCCAGTGATGGAAACAAAGAAGTCATTCCTGAGCATGTGGCTGAATTCATTGAAATTCCCTTAAGTGTACCAGAAGATGTGATTGAAAACATTATTGAAAATGGCAATCCTGATACTTCTTTAAATAATGTTTCAGAGCCTTTACCTCAATGTGAGGATGACTATGGGGAGGAAGAAGATGAAGAAGGTGATTATGAAGATGATGATTATGACCTGAATCAAGAAACTTCAGTACTTCATAAAATCAATGGAACTGTGTGCCATCCAAAAGACATATATGCTACAGATCAAGAAGGAAATTTTAAGTGTCCTGCTCTTGGCTGTGTCAGAATATTTAAGAGAATTGGATTTCTAAACACACATGCAAGGACTGTACATCCAACTGACTTAAATGTGCGACAAACAGTAATGAAGTGGAGCAAAGGAAAGTGCAAATTTTGCCAAAGGCAGTTTGAAGATTCTCAACATTTTATAGATCACCTTAATAGACACAGCTATCCAAATGTGTACTTTTGTTTGCATTTTAATTGCAACGAGTCGTTTAAGTTGCCATTCCAACTTGCCCAGCATACGAAAAGTCACAGGATATTTCAAGCTCAGTGTAGTTTTCCAGAATGCCATGAGCTTTTTGAAGATCTTCCTCTCCTATACGAACATGAGGCTCAGCATTATTTAAGTAAAACACCAGAATCGTCTGCACAACCAAGTGAAGCAGTTCTTTTGGATGTTCATACAGATTCAAATTCTATTCATCAGGAGAAAGACTCATCTAGTAATGAGAAACAAACTGTTAGTCTGCCAGTTCCTACTAGCAAATCAAGGAGAGATTCTACAGAACCAAAGACATGtatagaaaatatggaaaacaaaTCAGACAGTTTAGTCCAGAATGGAAATGAACATTCTGATGACACTGTTTCAAATATAAGCTTGATAGACCAAAAGATGCCTGACATAGAGCCAAATTCAGAAAATAGTTGTAGTATTAGTGATTTAGTCAATGGACACAGTGAAATAGAGCAAGCACCTCTAGTTTCATCAGATCCTGCTTTGAAAACTGATGGAAACAGAATCAGGACAGAAAATGGTTCTATTTTACCCTCTGTTGTACCACAAGAACATAATACCCTGCCAGTATCTCAGGCACCATCCAAACCAAATCTTGCAAGTGAACATACTTCATATGGCTTAATTTTAACAAAGCCATATGTTAGACCATTGCCTCCTAGTTACCTTGATGAACGGTACCTTAGTATGCCAAAACGCAGAAAATTTCTGACTGATAGAGTAGATGCCTGTTCTGATCAAGATAACATTTATAAAAAATCAGTGAAAAGATTAAGATGTGGCAAATGCCTGACCACCTACTGTAATGCAGAAGCACTTGaggctcaccttgcacaaaagaaATGTCAGACACTCTTTGGATTTGATTCAGATGATGAAA GTGCCTGA
- the C10H3orf38 gene encoding uncharacterized protein C3orf38 homolog isoform X1 yields the protein MSGLSRLEMEGCRHLLGLLDNDEIMALCDTVTNRLVYPEDRQDAIRAILVYSQSVEELLKRKKVHREVIFKYLATQGVVIPPTTEKHNLIQHTKDYWEKQLQLKLKETQEPVTKTEDLGLFQQPKEGKDAEKVDFRRLGEEFCHWFFELLNSQNPFLGPPQGEWGPQHFWHDVKLRFYYSTSEQNVIDYYGAEIVSLRLLSLVKEEFLFLSPNLDSRGLKCASSAHGLVMVGVAGTVHRGNTCMGIFEQIFGLIRCPFVENTWKIKFINLRIVGESSLAPGTTLKPAVKFEQSDLEAFYNVITSCGDNELKLTVRQTVDSGTGDQALCSGNEALLEKKRIEFT from the exons ATGTCGGGTCTTAGCCGTTTAGAGATGGAGGGCTGTCGTCACCTGCTCGGCTTACTGGACAACGACGAGATCATGGCCCTATGCGACACCGTCACCAACCGCCTAGTGTACCCTGAGGACCGCCAAG ATGCTATTCGTGCAATATTAGTGTATAGTCAAAGCGTAGAAGAGCTTCTTAAACGTAAAAAAGTCCACCGAGAAGTCATATTTAAGTACTTGGCAACACAGGGGGTGGTTATACCTCCAACTACTGAAAAACACAATCTAATTCAGCATACAAAAGATTACTGGGAAAAGCAATTGCAACTGAAACTGAAGGAAACACAGGAGCCAGTTACAAAGACAGAGGACCTCGGACTCTTTCAGCAG CCAAAAGAAGGAAAAGATGCTGAAAAAGTTGATTTTCGTCGCCTAGGAGAAGAATTCTGCCATTGGTTCTTTGAACTTCTTAATTCTCAGAATCCTTTTCTGGGCCCACCTCAAGGTGAATGGGGACCACAACACTTCTGGCATGATGTCAAGCTTAGGTTTTATTACAGTACTTCAGAACAAAATGTGATAGACTACTATGGAGCAGAAATTGTAAGCCTTCGTTTATTGTCACTAGTAAAAGAAGAATTTCTTTTTCTCAGCCCCAACCTAGATTCCCGTGGACTAAAATGTGCGTCTTCTGCACATGGGTTAGTTATGGTTGGTGTGGCGGGCACTGTTCATCGAGGGAACACTTGTATGGGCATTTTTGAACAAATTTTTGGACTTATCCGCTGCCCTTTTGTGGAAAATACTTGGAAAATCAAATTTATCAATCTGAGAATTGTTGGAGAAAGTTCCCTTGCTCCTGGAACGACATTGAAACCAGCTGTTAAATTTGAACAGAGTGACCTAGAGGCCTTTTATAATGTAATCACTTCGTGTGGTGACAACGAACTAAAACTTACTGTAAGGCAAACAGTGGATAGTGGGACTGGAGACCAAGCTTTATGTAGTGGAAATGAGGCATTGTTAGAAAAAAAGAGAATTGAGTTTACCTAA
- the C10H3orf38 gene encoding uncharacterized protein C3orf38 homolog isoform X2: MSGLSRLEMEGCRHLLGLLDNDEIMALCDTVTNRLVYPEDRQDAIRAILVYSQSVEELLKRKKVHREVIFKYLATQGVVIPPTTEKHNLIQHTKDYWEKQLQLKLKETQEPVTKTEDLGLFQQQPKEGKDAEKVDFRRLGEEFCHWFFELLNSQNPFLGPPQGEWGPQHFWHDVKLRFYYSTSEQNVIDYYGAEIVSLRLLSLVKEEFLFLSPNLDSRGLKCASSAHGLVMVGVAGTVHRGNTCMGIFEQIFGLIRCPFVENTWKIKFINLRIVGESSLAPGTTLKPAVKFEQSDLEAFYNVITSCGDNELKLTVRQTVDSGTGDQALCSGNEALLEKKRIEFT; the protein is encoded by the exons ATGTCGGGTCTTAGCCGTTTAGAGATGGAGGGCTGTCGTCACCTGCTCGGCTTACTGGACAACGACGAGATCATGGCCCTATGCGACACCGTCACCAACCGCCTAGTGTACCCTGAGGACCGCCAAG ATGCTATTCGTGCAATATTAGTGTATAGTCAAAGCGTAGAAGAGCTTCTTAAACGTAAAAAAGTCCACCGAGAAGTCATATTTAAGTACTTGGCAACACAGGGGGTGGTTATACCTCCAACTACTGAAAAACACAATCTAATTCAGCATACAAAAGATTACTGGGAAAAGCAATTGCAACTGAAACTGAAGGAAACACAGGAGCCAGTTACAAAGACAGAGGACCTCGGACTCTTTCAGCAG CAGCCAAAAGAAGGAAAAGATGCTGAAAAAGTTGATTTTCGTCGCCTAGGAGAAGAATTCTGCCATTGGTTCTTTGAACTTCTTAATTCTCAGAATCCTTTTCTGGGCCCACCTCAAGGTGAATGGGGACCACAACACTTCTGGCATGATGTCAAGCTTAGGTTTTATTACAGTACTTCAGAACAAAATGTGATAGACTACTATGGAGCAGAAATTGTAAGCCTTCGTTTATTGTCACTAGTAAAAGAAGAATTTCTTTTTCTCAGCCCCAACCTAGATTCCCGTGGACTAAAATGTGCGTCTTCTGCACATGGGTTAGTTATGGTTGGTGTGGCGGGCACTGTTCATCGAGGGAACACTTGTATGGGCATTTTTGAACAAATTTTTGGACTTATCCGCTGCCCTTTTGTGGAAAATACTTGGAAAATCAAATTTATCAATCTGAGAATTGTTGGAGAAAGTTCCCTTGCTCCTGGAACGACATTGAAACCAGCTGTTAAATTTGAACAGAGTGACCTAGAGGCCTTTTATAATGTAATCACTTCGTGTGGTGACAACGAACTAAAACTTACTGTAAGGCAAACAGTGGATAGTGGGACTGGAGACCAAGCTTTATGTAGTGGAAATGAGGCATTGTTAGAAAAAAAGAGAATTGAGTTTACCTAA